Part of the Saccharospirillaceae bacterium genome, TGCGCTGATGAGTCCTTTTTCTGATTGCTTTGCCAGTGATGATCCAAGCGCCGATACCCAGCCCTGGTCGCAGATCAGTCATTGGAGTGACTTTGCCTACGAGCGTGTTGGTGCCTCCTCGTCATCCGAGGACATTATGAAATTTGCAGCAGAAGCCGCATGGGACATTTATCAGGGAGAACCGCAAAAAGGTGAATGGCGTTACTCACTAAGCTTGCCACAAGAAGATGGTTATAGCCTTGAGCTGACAATGCGATTCTGAAAAACAGGCAAAAAAAAGCCCGCACACAGTGCGGGCTTTTTAATATGGTGCCGCCACCAAGAGTCGAACTCGGGACCTACTGATTACAAGTCAGTTGCTCTACCAACTGAGCTATAGCGGCTAAGTGGCTGCGAATACTAATGACCAAGTGACCATCCGTCAACCATTTTTTTCGCTAAGTTTATGAAAAACTTCAATTTATCGTCTTGGCACAGCATTCGGGCAAAAGTAGCAGATAGACACTGCAGGGTCTTAATAAAAATGTCACAATTGAATCCCGAATTTTAACGTAAAATCAGGAGCCTCGCATGAGTGGCTATATTCTGGTCGTGGACGACGAACCAGCCATTTCGGAAATGATTTCGACCAGCCTGGAAATGGCTGGCTTTAACGTTAAATTATCGGCCAACGGGGCGCTGGCGCATCAGATGATCATTAATGATCGTCCGGATCTGGTACTGCTCGATTGGATGATGCCAATGGTGTCGGGCATCGAATTAACCCGTAAGCTGAAGCGTGATGATCGCACGGCGGACATTCCGGTTATTCTGCTCACCGCTCGTGGCGACGAAGATGACCGTATCTCTGGCCTGGATGCTGGTGCTGACGATTATGTGGTGAAACCATTTTCGCCACGCGAGTTGATCGCCCGTATCCGTGCGGTACTGCGACGCACCAATACCAGTGGTGACGGCATGTTAAATGCGGGAAAAATTGAGCTGGATTGTTCCAGTCAGGGTTGTAACATCGCCGGTAATGAGGTTTCCCTTGGTCCTCTGGAATTTCGTCTGCTGGAATTTTTCATGCTGCACCCGAATCGCGTATACTCGCGCGCCCAATTGCTAGACCGGGTATGGGGCGGCAACGTTTACGTTGAAGACCGAACAGTGGATGTCCATATCCGACGCTTACGGAAGGCAATTTCAATCGAAGATCAGGACAAGCTGATTCAAACGGTGCGTGGCGCCGGTTATCGCTTTAGTCCGGATGAATAATAAAGGCGGTTAAACCCGCCTGTTGTGAGGCTTGAACATTGCACCAATCTGCTTGGCAGGGTGAATTAACCAAAACCGGCGTCGTCATCGCCCTGGGTCTGGCATCTGGCTGGACGGTGGAACAACCCCTGCATGGTCTGCTCATCGGCGTCACTGTTGCGCTGGTTATTTCGTTACGTACGATGGGAGCTCTGTATAAATGGAGTTATCGCCAGGGCACTGCGCCTCAGGACAGCGGTCTGATTGGCTACAGCGTTGATAAACTGATTCGTCGTGAGAAGAACCTCAAAAGCAAGCTGGCTCAGCAGGCTAAGCAGCTACGTCGGTATAA contains:
- the phoB gene encoding phosphate regulon transcriptional regulator PhoB — translated: MSGYILVVDDEPAISEMISTSLEMAGFNVKLSANGALAHQMIINDRPDLVLLDWMMPMVSGIELTRKLKRDDRTADIPVILLTARGDEDDRISGLDAGADDYVVKPFSPRELIARIRAVLRRTNTSGDGMLNAGKIELDCSSQGCNIAGNEVSLGPLEFRLLEFFMLHPNRVYSRAQLLDRVWGGNVYVEDRTVDVHIRRLRKAISIEDQDKLIQTVRGAGYRFSPDE